The following coding sequences are from one Humulus lupulus chromosome X, drHumLupu1.1, whole genome shotgun sequence window:
- the LOC133803254 gene encoding cytochrome b5-like, with translation MAEPSVFTLAHVAQHNSKNDCWIVINGRVLDVTKFLEEHPGGEEVITELAGKDATKGFEDVGHSKAAKSFLLKYQVGVLQGYKIQDADKDVLPFKGNSGKKDMRAFVIKDDPVPKYANFLEFFVPLLVATSYVGYSFLN, from the exons ATGGCCGAGCCAAGCGTGTTCACTCTCGCCCACGTTGCTCAACACAATTCCAAAAATGATTGTTGGATTGTCATCAATGGAAGA GTTTTGGATGTGACTAAGTTCTTGGAGGAACACCCAGGAGGAGAAGAGGTTATAACAGAATTAGCAGGAAAAGATGCAACCAAGGGCTTTGAGGATGTTGGGCACAGCAAAGCAGCAAAAAGCTTTCTTCTGAAATACCAAGTTGGAGTCCTCCAAGGTTATAAGATCCAAGATGCAGACAAGGATGTTCTTCCATTCAAGGGTAATTCTGGGAAGAAAGATATGCGTGCCTTTGTGATCAAAGATGATCCGGTGCCCAAGTATGCAAATTTTCTCGAATTCTTTGTCCCTCTCCTGGTCGCCACTTCCTATGTTGGATACAGTTTCCTCAACTGA